A section of the Brevundimonas sp. AJA228-03 genome encodes:
- a CDS encoding SgcJ/EcaC family oxidoreductase encodes MTLFALATLLLAAPVQAACPAVTTAGVEAQFQRFNAAWATQDPDTVTALFTAEPVLLPTLSNTPRTTPAAVRDYFVGFLRNRPVGRIDTSTVEIDCQTASRVGTWTVTLTDPATGASRDVHARYSFIYRFEDGEWKIDHLHSSVMPEGH; translated from the coding sequence ATGACGCTGTTTGCCCTCGCGACCCTGCTGCTGGCCGCGCCCGTCCAGGCGGCCTGTCCCGCCGTCACGACCGCCGGTGTCGAGGCCCAGTTCCAGCGGTTCAACGCCGCCTGGGCCACGCAAGACCCGGATACGGTGACCGCCCTGTTCACCGCAGAGCCGGTGTTGCTGCCGACGCTTTCGAACACGCCGCGCACGACGCCGGCGGCTGTCCGCGACTATTTCGTCGGCTTCCTGCGGAACCGCCCGGTCGGCCGGATCGACACCAGCACGGTTGAGATCGACTGCCAGACCGCATCACGCGTCGGCACCTGGACAGTGACCCTGACCGATCCCGCCACGGGTGCCAGCCGCGACGTGCACGCCCGCTATTCCTTCATCTACCGGTTCGAGGACGGCGAGTGGAAGATCGACCATCTCCATTCATCGGTGATGCCCGAAGGGCATTGA
- a CDS encoding Ca2+-dependent phosphoinositide-specific phospholipase C, translating into MIDVRKPFMAAFALLTLAQPASAQDLKINQIQILGSHNSYRPYPDAPVIEAIRAAAPTLLPGLEYGHPPVEDQLALGIRQFEFDPVSDRHGGLFAGPYAGDPRALAIMSAPGAKVLHIPPFDDQTHCLTLELCLAIVADWSAAHPDHELIVILVNNRDAPEPYDVAGLDAIDATIRTVFGDRVITPDSVRGDHATLREAALARHWPTVEASRGKVLLVHDTSPRLNALYAEGHPALRGRMMFGFYPEDAAEAAVFNIQDPVVEGETIRRLVGQGFLVRSRADANTAEARIGDLGRLDAAVQAGAQIISTDYYPGAPDPLGLNFVVRLADGFSQPNPRASEAGAIRLPR; encoded by the coding sequence ATGATCGATGTCCGCAAACCGTTCATGGCGGCGTTCGCCCTGCTGACGCTGGCCCAGCCCGCGTCGGCGCAGGATCTGAAGATCAACCAGATCCAGATCCTGGGCAGCCACAACTCCTATCGACCCTATCCGGATGCCCCGGTGATCGAGGCCATCCGCGCGGCGGCACCGACCCTGCTTCCGGGCCTTGAGTACGGCCACCCGCCGGTAGAGGACCAGCTGGCCCTGGGGATTCGCCAGTTCGAATTCGATCCGGTCTCGGACCGCCACGGCGGACTGTTCGCCGGTCCCTATGCCGGCGACCCGCGGGCCCTGGCCATCATGTCCGCACCGGGGGCCAAGGTGCTGCACATCCCGCCGTTCGACGATCAGACCCACTGCCTGACGCTGGAGCTGTGCCTGGCAATCGTCGCCGACTGGTCCGCGGCCCATCCGGACCACGAGCTGATCGTCATCCTGGTCAACAATCGCGACGCACCCGAACCCTATGACGTCGCAGGTCTGGACGCGATCGATGCTACCATTCGCACCGTCTTCGGCGACCGGGTCATCACGCCCGACAGCGTGCGGGGCGATCACGCCACCCTGCGCGAGGCGGCGCTGGCCCGGCATTGGCCGACGGTCGAGGCCTCGCGCGGCAAGGTGCTGCTGGTCCACGACACCAGCCCGCGCCTGAACGCCCTGTATGCCGAGGGCCATCCGGCCCTGCGCGGACGGATGATGTTCGGCTTCTATCCCGAGGATGCGGCCGAGGCGGCGGTGTTCAACATTCAGGACCCGGTGGTCGAGGGCGAAACCATCCGGCGTCTGGTCGGCCAGGGGTTTCTGGTCCGCAGCCGGGCCGACGCCAACACCGCCGAGGCGCGCATCGGCGACCTCGGCCGACTGGACGCGGCCGTCCAGGCCGGGGCCCAGATCATCAGCACCGACTACTATCCGGGCGCGCCCGATCCGCTGGGCCTGAACTTCGTGGTCCGGCTGGCCGACGGCTTCTCCCAGCCGAACCCGCGTGCGTCGGAGGCCGGGGCGATCCGTCTACCGCGCTAG
- a CDS encoding endo-1,4-beta-xylanase — protein MIDRRSVLLSSLALAACGNTEAAPAVDATPLKSIAPFPIGVAAMSGHFDEPAWVNLALTHVSQLTPEWEMKMEYILSETGDYRWDAPDRIADFCTAHELRLYCTTLIWYSQDSAFFRSLDPARFRREYDRYIAEVVGRYRGRATGWDVVNEAVAEDGNGLRSCLWSDVLGQEGYIARAFEQAKMADPDAVLFLNDYNLENNPVKGATFLRLVERLLKAGVPVGGIGTQSHLDIEIPVGQTRAFFKEAARFGLPIHVSELDASLRSEGRIDIRSPRQKIDQQTARVAELTEAFVALPSAQRFAFTVWGLRDTDSWLRGGARDDGKDSPLLFDTAGRPNPMYRAVMAGLQGD, from the coding sequence ATGATCGACCGCCGCTCTGTTCTGCTGTCATCCCTCGCTCTGGCCGCCTGCGGGAACACCGAGGCCGCGCCGGCGGTCGATGCCACACCTTTGAAATCCATCGCGCCCTTCCCGATCGGCGTGGCCGCCATGAGCGGGCATTTCGACGAACCGGCCTGGGTGAACCTGGCCCTGACTCACGTCTCCCAGCTGACGCCGGAGTGGGAGATGAAGATGGAGTACATCCTGTCGGAGACCGGCGACTATCGCTGGGACGCCCCCGACCGGATCGCCGACTTCTGCACGGCGCATGAGCTCAGGCTCTATTGCACCACCCTGATCTGGTATTCCCAGGACAGCGCCTTCTTCCGGTCGCTGGACCCGGCGCGGTTCCGGCGGGAGTACGACCGCTACATCGCCGAGGTCGTCGGGCGATACCGCGGCCGCGCCACCGGCTGGGACGTCGTCAATGAGGCGGTGGCCGAGGACGGGAACGGACTGCGGTCCTGCCTGTGGTCGGACGTCCTGGGGCAGGAAGGCTATATCGCCCGCGCCTTCGAACAGGCGAAGATGGCCGATCCGGATGCGGTGCTGTTCCTGAACGACTACAATCTGGAGAACAATCCGGTGAAGGGCGCGACCTTTCTGCGGCTGGTCGAGCGGCTGCTGAAGGCGGGGGTCCCCGTCGGCGGTATCGGCACCCAGTCGCACCTGGATATCGAGATCCCCGTCGGCCAAACCCGCGCCTTTTTCAAGGAAGCCGCCCGGTTCGGCCTGCCGATCCATGTGTCGGAGCTGGATGCCAGTCTGCGATCCGAGGGCCGCATCGACATCCGCTCGCCGCGCCAGAAGATCGACCAGCAGACCGCGCGCGTCGCCGAACTGACCGAGGCCTTCGTTGCGCTTCCGTCGGCCCAGAGGTTCGCCTTCACCGTCTGGGGCCTGCGCGACACCGACAGCTGGCTGAGGGGCGGAGCTCGTGACGACGGCAAGGACAGCCCCCTGCTGTTCGACACGGCCGGGCGGCCCAACCCGATGTATCGCGCCGTGATGGCGGGTCTTCAGGGCGATTAG
- a CDS encoding flagellar export protein FliJ, whose protein sequence is MTAWAHSLIRISNYEVETLQKRLAEITSKKASAEMRLAVLDAEAEIERERARIDAEAAMMLQGYLTGWKARKGAAEGDLVTLDAEEEGARDALTGAYSELKKFEHVAEMTRLNAIVAAGKRETAAFDEMGLRKRAG, encoded by the coding sequence ATGACCGCCTGGGCCCATTCCCTGATCCGCATTTCCAACTATGAGGTGGAGACGCTGCAGAAGCGCCTCGCCGAGATCACGTCGAAGAAGGCATCGGCCGAGATGCGCCTGGCCGTTCTGGATGCCGAGGCCGAGATCGAGCGCGAGCGCGCCCGGATCGACGCGGAGGCCGCAATGATGCTGCAGGGCTATCTGACGGGCTGGAAGGCCCGAAAGGGTGCCGCCGAGGGCGACCTGGTCACCCTGGACGCCGAGGAAGAAGGGGCCCGTGACGCCCTGACCGGGGCCTATTCCGAGCTGAAGAAGTTCGAACACGTCGCCGAGATGACCCGTCTGAACGCCATCGTCGCCGCCGGCAAGCGTGAGACGGCGGCGTTCGACGAGATGGGGTTGAGGAAGCGTGCGGGCTAA
- a CDS encoding TonB-dependent receptor, whose product MLKTTLLGTAATVCFVTLGASAAFAQTSAAPVQTAEDTVDEIIVTGYARSLQRASTLKREADYSLDAVTAEDIGKFPSLNAAEALQTVPGVTLDRQRGQGLFISVRGLGPQFQNVELNGRSVAINELIENGGAQGRNFRFEVLPSELVSSIEVVKAPTADMNDGALGGNIDVHTFRPLDLGSRAALSLRASYNDLAEKTDPSVSGLYSWNNQDGTLGVLVSGLYDERTVRNDRFFNFGWVLDRFTPAVAGGLPAGLYAPTRTRPTIELEDRERVSGSLALQWRPNDDFQTDFDFLITRLDVDYDEYGLDIYPDDRTFRQPVFRAGTQRVVGDTIVSGTIDNVRWMASRETSLNRHDLQVWGLKQTWTPGEWTVTGDLTYSYARSYHPAGLATTRNRISYFAPLTFDFSRGYKEVALLSGPVDYNNPANYSGDAFDYTRKDSRDTDQAAKLDAHREFDGFLTRIAFGAQYRERERNYIRRDIVLNTLLGVPVSTLGSNFVTTLPITNFLSDFGGNTPRVWVAPSRTAFFNLLYTDAVRNQAPSTADLRSSFVVSETVSAAYVRGDFAFDVGSIPVTGNVGVRYSQTEQTASGTLVNGTTPTPVSYPKTYDDWLPSLNLRAELTDTLIARASASRVLTRPNLVDIAPRITVSRDSPTASGGNPALEPFLATQADVSLEWYFAPTGSLTGAVFYKKLDDYITAANTTIQVPGRGDILLSSLANGGEAKLTGFEAAYNQVFDFLPAPFDGLGLQASFTLVDVKSEFTSGARIITDELVGLSKTSYNLVAFYERDRLQARIGYFWRAKFLSGTGSTTQAQTFVDDFGSLDGSISFDVTDTYAVTLEATNLTNAYKYTYAGSTNRPAEINDYGRTVTLSLRARF is encoded by the coding sequence ATGCTGAAGACGACCTTGCTCGGGACGGCCGCAACCGTCTGTTTCGTGACACTCGGCGCGAGCGCAGCGTTCGCCCAGACCTCTGCCGCGCCGGTCCAGACGGCCGAGGACACCGTCGACGAAATCATCGTCACCGGCTACGCCCGCAGTCTGCAGCGCGCGTCGACCCTGAAGCGCGAGGCCGACTACAGCCTGGACGCCGTGACCGCCGAGGACATCGGCAAGTTTCCCAGCCTGAACGCCGCCGAGGCGCTGCAGACGGTTCCGGGCGTGACGCTGGACCGCCAGCGCGGGCAGGGCCTGTTCATCAGCGTGCGTGGCCTTGGGCCCCAGTTCCAGAACGTCGAACTGAACGGCCGTTCGGTCGCCATCAACGAGCTGATCGAGAACGGCGGGGCGCAGGGTCGCAACTTCCGCTTCGAGGTCCTGCCGTCCGAACTGGTGTCGTCGATCGAGGTGGTGAAGGCCCCGACCGCGGACATGAACGACGGGGCCCTGGGCGGCAATATCGACGTCCACACCTTCCGTCCCCTGGATCTGGGATCCCGCGCGGCCCTGTCACTGCGGGCGTCCTACAATGATCTGGCCGAAAAGACCGATCCCTCGGTCTCGGGCCTCTACAGCTGGAACAACCAGGATGGCACCCTGGGCGTGCTGGTCTCCGGTTTGTATGACGAGCGGACCGTCCGCAACGACCGCTTCTTCAACTTCGGCTGGGTGCTGGACCGGTTTACCCCGGCGGTGGCCGGTGGCCTGCCCGCAGGTCTCTATGCTCCGACGAGAACCCGCCCGACCATCGAGCTTGAAGATCGCGAACGCGTCTCGGGCTCGCTGGCCCTGCAATGGCGTCCCAATGACGACTTCCAGACCGATTTCGACTTCCTGATCACCCGTCTGGACGTCGACTACGACGAGTACGGCCTCGACATCTATCCGGACGATCGCACCTTCCGCCAACCGGTGTTCCGGGCGGGCACCCAGCGCGTGGTCGGCGACACCATCGTGTCGGGCACCATCGACAACGTCCGCTGGATGGCCTCGCGCGAGACCAGCCTGAACCGCCACGACCTGCAGGTCTGGGGCCTGAAACAGACCTGGACGCCGGGCGAATGGACCGTCACGGGCGACCTGACCTACTCCTATGCCCGCAGCTATCATCCCGCAGGTCTGGCCACGACGCGCAACCGGATTTCCTATTTCGCGCCGCTGACGTTCGACTTTTCGCGCGGGTACAAGGAGGTCGCCCTCCTGTCCGGGCCGGTCGACTATAACAATCCGGCCAACTATTCGGGCGACGCCTTCGACTATACCCGCAAGGATTCGCGCGACACCGACCAGGCCGCGAAGCTGGACGCCCATCGCGAATTCGACGGCTTCCTGACCCGCATCGCCTTCGGGGCCCAGTATCGCGAGCGTGAGCGCAACTACATCCGCCGCGACATCGTGCTGAACACCCTGCTCGGCGTGCCGGTCTCGACCCTGGGGTCCAACTTCGTCACGACGCTGCCGATCACGAACTTCCTGTCGGATTTCGGCGGCAATACCCCGCGCGTCTGGGTGGCACCGTCGCGCACGGCCTTCTTCAACCTTCTCTATACCGATGCGGTGCGCAACCAGGCCCCATCCACGGCCGACCTGCGCAGTTCGTTCGTGGTGAGCGAGACCGTCAGCGCCGCCTACGTGCGGGGCGACTTCGCGTTCGATGTCGGGTCGATCCCGGTGACCGGCAATGTCGGCGTCCGCTACAGCCAGACCGAACAGACGGCCAGCGGCACGCTGGTCAACGGCACGACACCCACACCGGTCAGCTATCCCAAGACCTATGACGACTGGCTCCCCAGCCTGAACCTGCGTGCAGAGCTCACCGATACCCTGATCGCCCGTGCCTCCGCCTCGCGGGTCCTGACCCGGCCCAACCTGGTCGACATCGCGCCACGCATCACCGTCTCGCGCGACAGCCCGACGGCGTCCGGCGGCAACCCGGCGCTGGAGCCTTTCCTGGCGACCCAGGCCGACGTGTCGCTGGAATGGTATTTCGCCCCGACCGGCTCGCTGACCGGCGCGGTCTTCTACAAGAAGCTGGACGACTACATCACCGCCGCCAACACCACGATCCAGGTGCCGGGACGCGGCGACATCCTGCTGTCCAGCCTGGCCAACGGTGGCGAGGCCAAGCTGACCGGTTTCGAGGCCGCCTATAATCAGGTGTTCGACTTCCTGCCTGCGCCTTTCGACGGTCTGGGCTTGCAAGCGTCCTTCACGCTGGTGGACGTGAAATCCGAGTTCACCTCGGGCGCGCGCATCATCACCGACGAACTGGTGGGTCTGTCCAAGACCAGCTACAATCTGGTGGCCTTCTACGAGCGTGACCGGTTGCAGGCCCGGATCGGCTATTTCTGGCGCGCGAAGTTCCTGTCCGGCACCGGCAGCACGACCCAGGCCCAGACCTTCGTCGACGATTTCGGCTCGCTGGACGGTTCGATCTCGTTCGACGTGACCGACACCTATGCGGTGACGCTGGAGGCGACCAATCTGACCAACGCCTACAAATACACCTATGCCGGCTCGACCAACCGCCCTGCCGAAATCAATGACTACGGCCGAACGGTCACCTTGAGCCTGCGCGCCCGTTTCTGA
- a CDS encoding TonB-dependent receptor has product MTFSLRTLLMMMSSSIALSSLAGQAFAQSGPADQDATQVEEIVVLGYRAQNEQAIQARRADERIADYLAADDIGSQPDYNISDAIRRLPGIQTVFDEDEGKFISIRGLNPSYTLGAFDGATLATSERSNRQLNMEAIPSGAIRQVVVTKSRTPDVDGNAIGGTLNLITRSPFDSSGFYFAGTAEVGTSSDTVVPGKGFGRSYDDAPNWRFDATMSQRFGSSGEFGVLFGVNYLQRNRDQERLLPQQVQPSISATPTPVGAPAAAGSQTDLLWSTYPNTIERLGGILKLEWEPMTGLRTGVSFVHYVQNDNELRHSQRLRNGTGGNASFIRFNDFPLEKPTTVAQFFVDWALDETQTLAFRASYSEAQFLEPSNQLQFNLTGPAATFDVALQGRVPVATNLDPRLSNPASYTLLNNSFTPYEDDSDEYVREVAFDYGRNTERGDQGLGFGLGAKVREIKRDNDSTTWNWVLTGAPLSLSQFAIPTSYRPPYGNLNQIFIDFDAFNAFFKANAASFTGGRNENRQADWVFDEDVTALYGLVRHAGSRHTLILGGRYEDTATSVERNRTQGAVQSRVTREGQYDHFLPSVTFLYDVTDSLRLRAGASRAVGRPNPSQLASGETVNQTTGAINRGNPDLLAREGDSYEASLEYYLPGNTGVVSIGVFRKEIKNEIVTRLTVAGGPNGEDVTQPVNATRAEVQGLELNAVINNLPLPGWLSNFGVSANASFIDGSFDTGGLRGTVDVLQGQADTLGNVAVFYEQGRFRARAAYAYVGEAFTSVSATDLTGVTDRYDAALGTFDLQARYAINDRFELIGEVRNATNEEKINYTGNDIYRDVSFYGRQVWAGTTFRF; this is encoded by the coding sequence ATGACGTTTTCGCTGCGCACCCTGCTCATGATGATGAGCAGCTCGATCGCCCTGTCGTCTCTTGCCGGACAGGCCTTCGCCCAGTCGGGTCCGGCCGATCAGGACGCCACACAGGTCGAGGAGATCGTCGTTCTCGGCTATCGCGCGCAAAACGAACAGGCCATCCAGGCGCGTCGCGCAGATGAGCGTATCGCGGACTATCTCGCGGCCGACGACATTGGCAGCCAGCCCGACTACAACATCTCTGACGCGATCCGGCGCCTGCCGGGCATTCAGACCGTGTTCGATGAGGACGAGGGCAAGTTCATCTCGATCCGCGGCCTGAACCCCAGCTACACCCTGGGGGCGTTCGACGGGGCGACGCTCGCGACCTCCGAGCGGTCCAACCGCCAGCTCAATATGGAGGCGATCCCCTCCGGCGCGATCCGCCAGGTCGTCGTCACCAAGTCGCGGACGCCCGACGTCGACGGCAATGCGATCGGCGGTACGCTGAACCTGATCACGCGCTCGCCGTTCGATTCGTCCGGCTTCTATTTCGCCGGCACGGCCGAGGTCGGCACCTCCTCCGACACCGTCGTCCCGGGCAAGGGATTTGGCCGCTCCTATGACGATGCGCCGAACTGGCGCTTCGACGCGACCATGTCGCAACGCTTCGGCAGCAGCGGTGAATTCGGCGTCCTGTTCGGCGTCAACTACCTCCAGCGCAACCGCGACCAGGAGAGGCTCCTGCCGCAGCAGGTCCAGCCCTCCATTTCCGCGACCCCGACGCCCGTGGGGGCCCCGGCGGCGGCCGGGTCCCAGACGGATCTGCTGTGGTCGACCTATCCGAACACGATCGAACGGCTCGGCGGCATCCTGAAGCTGGAATGGGAGCCGATGACCGGCCTGCGGACGGGCGTGTCCTTCGTCCACTATGTCCAGAATGACAACGAGCTGCGCCATTCGCAGCGCCTGCGCAACGGGACCGGCGGCAACGCCAGCTTCATCCGGTTCAACGATTTTCCGCTCGAAAAGCCCACCACTGTGGCGCAGTTCTTCGTCGACTGGGCCCTAGACGAGACCCAGACCCTGGCATTCCGGGCCTCCTACTCCGAGGCGCAGTTTCTGGAACCGTCCAACCAGCTGCAGTTCAATCTGACGGGTCCGGCGGCGACGTTCGATGTGGCTCTTCAGGGCCGTGTGCCGGTGGCGACCAACCTGGATCCCCGGCTGTCGAACCCGGCCAGCTACACCCTGCTCAACAACAGCTTCACGCCCTATGAGGACGACAGCGACGAATATGTCCGCGAAGTCGCCTTCGACTATGGCCGCAATACCGAACGCGGCGACCAGGGCCTGGGGTTCGGCCTCGGCGCCAAGGTGCGCGAGATCAAGCGCGACAATGACTCGACCACCTGGAACTGGGTCCTCACGGGCGCGCCCCTGTCGCTCAGCCAGTTTGCGATCCCGACCAGCTATCGCCCCCCGTACGGCAACCTCAACCAGATCTTCATCGACTTCGACGCCTTCAACGCCTTCTTCAAAGCCAATGCCGCGAGCTTCACCGGCGGTCGAAACGAGAACCGTCAGGCAGACTGGGTCTTTGACGAGGATGTCACCGCCCTCTATGGCCTCGTGCGCCACGCGGGTTCGCGTCACACCCTGATCCTCGGCGGTCGCTACGAGGACACGGCAACCTCGGTCGAGCGCAACCGCACTCAGGGCGCAGTCCAGTCGCGGGTGACCCGCGAGGGCCAGTACGACCACTTCCTGCCGTCGGTCACCTTCCTGTATGACGTCACCGACTCGCTGCGGCTTCGCGCGGGCGCGTCCAGAGCGGTGGGACGCCCCAACCCCAGCCAGCTCGCCTCGGGTGAAACCGTCAACCAGACCACCGGGGCCATCAATCGCGGCAACCCGGATCTGCTCGCCCGCGAAGGCGACAGCTATGAAGCCTCGCTGGAATACTACTTGCCCGGCAATACCGGCGTGGTCTCGATCGGCGTCTTCCGCAAGGAGATCAAGAACGAGATCGTCACCCGGCTGACCGTCGCCGGCGGCCCCAATGGCGAAGACGTGACCCAGCCGGTCAATGCCACCCGGGCAGAAGTCCAGGGCCTTGAGCTCAACGCCGTCATCAACAACCTGCCCCTGCCGGGGTGGCTGTCGAACTTCGGCGTGTCCGCCAACGCCTCCTTCATCGACGGCAGTTTCGATACAGGCGGTCTGCGCGGCACGGTCGATGTGCTGCAAGGTCAGGCCGACACCCTCGGCAACGTCGCCGTCTTCTACGAGCAGGGTCGGTTCCGCGCCCGCGCCGCCTATGCCTATGTCGGCGAAGCCTTCACCAGTGTCAGCGCGACCGATCTGACCGGTGTGACGGATCGTTATGATGCGGCGCTGGGGACGTTCGATCTTCAGGCGCGTTATGCCATCAACGATCGCTTCGAACTGATCGGTGAGGTCCGCAACGCGACCAACGAGGAGAAGATCAACTACACCGGAAACGACATCTATCGGGACGTGTCCTTCTACGGGCGCCAGGTCTGGGCGGGCACCACCTTCAGGTTCTAG
- the fliI gene encoding flagellar protein export ATPase FliI, whose product MHNLVAAVEAVDPLVVTGKVAGVSGLLIEAKGGLSRLAVGARAEIGRRGTTPLPAEVVGFRDSKALLMPFGPVEGVAPGADIHIIGQAAAVQPTTAWLGRIIDAFGQPIDGKGPLPQGPAPYPLRAAPPAAHARGRVGERLDLGVRSMDVFTTTCRGQRLGIFAGSGVGKSVLLSMLARQATCDAVVVGLIGERGREVREFIEETLGEEGLRRAIVVVATSDEPALKRRQAAYMTMAIAEYLRDQDLEVLCLMDSVTRFAMAQREIGLAAGEPPTTKGYTPTVFSELPKLLERAGPGPIRPDGTTAAPITAMFTVLVDGGDHDEPIADAVRGILDGHIVMDRKIAERGRFPAIDVLKSVSRTLPGCQTPPERELNKRARQCLSAYASMEELIKIGAYRAGADPVTDRAIALNPALEAFLGQDKEDVTRMADSFNRLESILNQGLVQSGE is encoded by the coding sequence ATGCACAACCTGGTTGCCGCCGTCGAAGCCGTCGATCCCCTGGTCGTCACCGGCAAGGTGGCGGGCGTGTCCGGCCTGCTGATCGAGGCGAAGGGCGGGCTGTCGCGGCTGGCCGTCGGGGCGCGGGCCGAGATCGGGCGACGGGGGACCACGCCCCTGCCGGCGGAGGTGGTCGGGTTTCGCGACTCTAAGGCCCTGCTGATGCCGTTCGGCCCGGTCGAGGGCGTGGCGCCGGGGGCCGACATCCACATCATCGGCCAGGCGGCGGCGGTCCAGCCGACCACGGCCTGGCTGGGCCGGATCATCGATGCCTTCGGCCAGCCGATCGACGGCAAGGGGCCGCTGCCGCAGGGGCCCGCACCCTATCCGCTGCGCGCCGCGCCGCCCGCCGCCCATGCGCGAGGCCGGGTGGGGGAGCGGCTGGACCTGGGCGTGCGGTCGATGGACGTCTTCACCACGACCTGCCGGGGCCAGCGTCTGGGCATCTTCGCGGGCTCGGGCGTGGGCAAGTCGGTGCTGTTGTCCATGCTGGCGCGTCAGGCGACCTGCGACGCCGTCGTCGTCGGCCTGATCGGCGAACGGGGCCGGGAAGTGCGCGAATTCATCGAGGAGACCCTGGGCGAAGAGGGTCTGCGTCGCGCCATCGTCGTGGTGGCGACGTCGGACGAGCCGGCGCTGAAGCGGCGTCAGGCGGCCTATATGACCATGGCGATCGCCGAATACCTTCGGGACCAGGATCTGGAAGTGCTGTGCCTGATGGACTCGGTCACCCGCTTCGCCATGGCCCAGCGCGAGATCGGACTGGCGGCGGGCGAACCGCCGACGACCAAGGGCTATACCCCCACCGTCTTCTCCGAACTGCCCAAGCTGCTGGAACGCGCCGGACCGGGGCCGATCCGGCCGGACGGGACGACGGCGGCACCGATCACGGCCATGTTCACCGTGCTGGTGGACGGCGGCGATCACGACGAGCCGATCGCCGACGCGGTGCGCGGGATCCTGGACGGGCATATCGTGATGGATCGCAAGATCGCCGAGCGCGGGCGGTTTCCGGCCATCGATGTGCTGAAGTCCGTCAGCCGGACCCTGCCGGGGTGCCAGACCCCGCCGGAGCGCGAGCTGAACAAGCGGGCGCGCCAGTGTCTGTCGGCCTATGCGTCGATGGAGGAGCTGATCAAGATCGGGGCCTATCGCGCGGGGGCCGACCCGGTCACCGACCGTGCCATCGCCCTGAACCCGGCGCTGGAGGCGTTCCTGGGTCAGGACAAGGAGGACGTCACGCGGATGGCCGATTCCTTCAACCGGTTGGAAAGCATTCTGAACCAAGGTCTGGTTCAAAGTGGCGAGTGA
- a CDS encoding phosphodiester glycosidase family protein, with product MSHQTLPASGPVPMSIQVLRIDLTVPGVSLGVTPGDASEGHEYRALKTSEALQAQDWQAAVNGGYFLPFAGGSPGGDDYIPQPGQGTDVSGAAIHDGRVVSPVETDLDRRVNAILCIWREARVVINDGQDCGPGVREAMAAGPRLLKDGQRLSYAAFDAAYGTARHPRTAVGLDARRRLAWLVTVDGRQPGFSEGASLDELTDILVALGASDAINLDGGGSTTMVVESANGPVVLNRPIHTAVPGRERPSANHLGVRARPRPDAVRP from the coding sequence GTGTCGCATCAGACCCTGCCCGCGTCGGGGCCGGTTCCGATGTCGATCCAGGTGCTGCGGATCGACCTGACGGTCCCGGGGGTGTCGCTGGGGGTCACGCCGGGAGATGCAAGCGAAGGCCACGAATACCGGGCCCTGAAAACGTCCGAGGCGCTCCAGGCCCAGGACTGGCAGGCGGCGGTCAACGGAGGCTATTTCCTGCCATTCGCAGGCGGTTCGCCCGGGGGCGATGACTATATCCCCCAACCCGGTCAGGGGACGGATGTCTCAGGGGCCGCGATCCACGACGGGCGGGTGGTCTCCCCGGTCGAAACCGACCTCGACCGGCGGGTCAACGCCATCCTCTGCATCTGGCGGGAGGCCCGGGTGGTCATCAACGACGGTCAGGACTGCGGCCCGGGCGTGCGTGAGGCCATGGCGGCCGGTCCGCGCCTGCTCAAGGATGGCCAGCGTCTGTCATATGCAGCCTTCGACGCCGCCTATGGCACAGCCCGCCACCCGCGCACCGCCGTCGGTCTCGATGCCCGCCGTCGACTGGCCTGGCTCGTGACCGTCGATGGACGCCAGCCGGGTTTCAGCGAGGGTGCCAGTCTCGACGAATTGACCGACATTCTCGTCGCGCTGGGGGCCAGCGACGCCATCAATCTCGACGGCGGCGGATCCACGACCATGGTGGTGGAGTCGGCGAACGGACCTGTGGTGTTGAACCGTCCGATCCATACCGCCGTGCCCGGCCGTGAACGCCCCTCGGCCAATCATCTTGGCGTCCGCGCCCGTCCGCGCCCCGATGCGGTCCGGCCCTGA